TGCCTCTTATGGATCCTCTTGTGACTCTTTTCGGTAGTGTTCATGAAAAGCTTCCTGAAACAGGAAGCATGCTTTTCCCTAATTTTGGTAGCATGTTTAGTACAGCAGAACCTCATGTTAAACATGACCATTGGGATGAAGAGAGCCTACAGAGAGAAGGTGAGGACTACACATCAGAAGCTGGTGGGGGAGACTCGGATGACAATTTACAGAGTCCATTAATCTCACGGCAGACAACAAGCATGGAAAAGGATATGCACCCTCCACCTTCCCATGGCAGCATTTTTAGCATGAGACACCATAGCAGTCTCATGCACGGAGAAGCTGTTGGTGCTACCGGTATTGGTGGTGGTTGGCAGTTGGCATGGAAATGGTCTGAGAGAGAAGGAGAGGATGGAAAGGAAGGAGGTTTTAAAAGGATTTATTTGCACCAAGAGGGAGTCCCTGGATCTCGTCGTGGGTCTCTTGTTTCACTTCCTGGTGGTGATGTTCCTGCAGAAGGCGAGTATGTCCAGGCTGCTGCTTTGGTAAGTCAGCCTGCTCTTTATTCCAAGGAGCTTCTGGATCAGCATGCAGTTGGACCTGCAATGATTCACCCAGCTGAAACTGCCAAAAAGGGGATAATTTGGGATGCTTTACTTGATCCAGGAGTTAAGCGTGCATTGATTGTTGGGGTTGGAATTCAAATTCTTCAGCAGGTTGCccattttattcatttactatTTTTTCTTCCGCATCTGCTTCTagtaaattgaattgaaattagCGACAATACTATTGTCATCCACTTTTGTGTAATTACCATGAACTATAGTAAATAACTGAACTATTTTTTCATACGTgcttgcagttatctggtatcGGTGGTATTCTCTATTACACTCCTCAGATTCTCGAAGAGGCAGGTGTTGAAGTTCTTCTTGTTAACCTGGGACTTACTTCGACATCTGCGTctttccttattagtgcattcACAACATTTCTGATGCTTCCTTGTATAGCTGTAGGCATGAGGCTTATGGATGTCTCAGGCAGAAGGTGGTTTCTTACTCAGCATTAAGTTTGGCATTATGGATACTGATCTCCTGTGTCTTttgaaaaagttattttatttatcaaattcTTCCCTTTTTGCAGGACTCTGCTACTCACCACAATTCCTGTCCTTATAGCCTCCCTCATCATCCTAATTATTGGCCAACTCGTGGACTTGGGTACAGTCGCCAATGCAGCAATTTCAACTGTTTGTGTTGTCATCTACTTCTGCTGCTTTGTTATGGCTTATGGGCCAATTCCAAATATCCTCTGCTCAGAGATCTTCCCCACAAGGGTTCGTGGTCTGTGCATTGCTATATGTGCCCTAGTGTACTGGATTGCGGATATCATTGTTACCTACACTCTGCCTGTATTGCTAACTTCAGTTGGCCTAAAGGGTATCTTTATCATTTTTGCCGTTATGTGCACCATCTCTTGGGTCTTCGTCTTCTTGAAGGTCCCAGAAACCAAAGGCATGCCCCTTGAAGTCATTTCAGAGTTCTTTGCTGTTGGCGCAAGACAAGCTGCTGCTGCCAAGAGTGATTGACAGAAGAAGTTTGGATGGCCTGCTGATTCTTTTGCAGTTTTGAGCTGCTAGAGATGCCATCACGTTGAGAACAAAGGTCTTctaattaaacaattaaattgcCATTGTGTTTCAAATTTTTtgcattataatattaaatatagagATAATTGATTCATATGATGCCCTGTACTTTGATCTTTGTTCAACGGTGCTGCTATTGCATTTTAAAAGAAACTCCTCCACTAAAAGGGGAATGAAATGAGGCGGCCATAGCACGTTGGCCATCAGGAAATATGAACATCCTGCCCGCAATGGCTTTTCTGCTAAAGTTTCAGCCTTGTCAATTGATCATGCTTAAGTTTAAGTGACCTAGTGCACCTAGGGCATTTTCAGCCATCCCCATGTTGCAATCAGTTTGCACCAAGTGGCCTTATGACCATTCTATAGTTCAGAAtgaaaaaagaataattttggTAGAAGGTCAAGATTCTGAGATCATTCAAACCATTACACACCTGTGACGGAATCATTCAATTCTGGACATTAAATAAAAGTGAATTAAGACGCAGATTCAATTCAGCAAAGAAAACCAAATTATGTTGATTCGGAGCAAATAGCATCAACAAACTATTATCAGAGTGAACAGTTCATCCAAATAACAAAACTGAGAACTGGCAAAAAGATAACCTACAGATAAAATGAATATCTTTTATCTTCTTGTGGCAATGCAAAAGCCACAAATAAAATGTTCGACAAGGTGTGTGCAATATACTTCCGTTCAGCTCCTATAgggataaaatatatatacgtGTGTGGAGTGGGGCAGGCCAGCTCTCCCGAGGCATACACTTGCAATTTGCAAAGCACAACAAACAGGCAGATCCTTTATATTCACTGTCTAACCTCAGGTGTCACAACTTACAAGTGCAGTGAGCTTGATTGAAATTCTAGTTTCCACTGACAA
The sequence above is a segment of the Manihot esculenta cultivar AM560-2 chromosome 5, M.esculenta_v8, whole genome shotgun sequence genome. Coding sequences within it:
- the LOC110615899 gene encoding monosaccharide-sensing protein 2, with translation MNGAVLVAVAACIGSFLQGWDNATISGAIVYIKKDLDLQTTVEGLVVAMSLIGATAITTCSGAISDWLGRRPMLIISSTLYFVSGLIMVWSPNVYILCIARLLDGFAIGLAVTLVPVYISETAPSDIRGMLNTLPQFTGSGGMFLSYCMVFGMSLTPSPSWRLMLGILSIPSLLYFALTIFYLPETPRWLVSKGKMLEAKRVLQRLRGREDVSGEMALLVEGLGIGGETSIEEYIIGPADELADDHEPTAEKDKIKLYGSEAGLSWVAKPVTGQSSLALVSRQGTMVNQSMPLMDPLVTLFGSVHEKLPETGSMLFPNFGSMFSTAEPHVKHDHWDEESLQREGEDYTSEAGGGDSDDNLQSPLISRQTTSMEKDMHPPPSHGSIFSMRHHSSLMHGEAVGATGIGGGWQLAWKWSEREGEDGKEGGFKRIYLHQEGVPGSRRGSLVSLPGGDVPAEGEYVQAAALVSQPALYSKELLDQHAVGPAMIHPAETAKKGIIWDALLDPGVKRALIVGVGIQILQQLSGIGGILYYTPQILEEAGVEVLLVNLGLTSTSASFLISAFTTFLMLPCIAVGMRLMDVSGRRTLLLTTIPVLIASLIILIIGQLVDLGTVANAAISTVCVVIYFCCFVMAYGPIPNILCSEIFPTRVRGLCIAICALVYWIADIIVTYTLPVLLTSVGLKGIFIIFAVMCTISWVFVFLKVPETKGMPLEVISEFFAVGARQAAAAKSD